Proteins found in one Solitalea lacus genomic segment:
- a CDS encoding nucleotidyltransferase, translating to MILARDFEDFIQLLNKYAVEYMVVGGYALAFHGKPRHTGDLDIWINISEVNAEKLLKVLNEFGLSALGFEKEDFLKPGYITQIGYPPLRIDILNNIDGLEFNQAIKNVQQLKADNLTINYIGLQDFITNKQSSGRSQDLTDIKEIKNKMDEKVVKKKRLRPKK from the coding sequence ATGATATTAGCAAGGGATTTTGAGGATTTTATACAACTGCTCAACAAGTATGCTGTTGAATACATGGTGGTAGGTGGGTATGCACTTGCTTTTCATGGCAAGCCACGTCATACGGGTGATTTGGATATTTGGATTAATATTTCTGAAGTTAACGCTGAGAAGCTGCTTAAGGTATTAAATGAATTTGGCTTGTCGGCTTTAGGTTTTGAAAAAGAAGATTTTTTAAAACCGGGTTATATTACCCAGATTGGTTACCCGCCGCTACGTATTGATATTCTCAATAACATTGATGGTCTTGAATTTAACCAGGCAATAAAAAACGTGCAGCAGTTAAAAGCCGATAATCTGACGATTAACTACATAGGCTTGCAAGATTTTATTACGAACAAGCAATCTTCCGGCCGAAGCCAGGATTTGACCGATATTAAAGAGATTAAAAATAAAATGGATGAAAAAGTAGTAAAGAAAAAAAGGCTACGACCAAAGAAATAA
- a CDS encoding helix-turn-helix domain-containing protein, whose product MRVELVTREDLDRFKSELFTELKQLLRPEDQPERKWLRSAEVRKLLKISYGTLQHLRIKGVLPFRKVGSIHYYPYGELLNLLEGGKEL is encoded by the coding sequence ATGCGTGTGGAATTAGTGACCAGAGAGGACCTCGACCGGTTCAAATCGGAATTGTTTACGGAATTAAAACAACTGCTCAGGCCCGAAGACCAACCTGAACGAAAATGGCTCAGAAGCGCGGAGGTTCGAAAGCTACTAAAGATTTCGTACGGCACTCTTCAGCATCTGCGGATTAAAGGGGTGTTACCGTTTCGCAAAGTGGGCAGCATTCATTACTACCCTTATGGTGAACTGTTAAACCTATTAGAAGGAGGGAAGGAGTTATGA
- a CDS encoding plasmid mobilization protein, whose translation MGFKNSQQNETKRRLPGRPKKGIKRSEVIMVRLTPTERLLIENKAKKAGLKISEWFRKAAKQAEVVARISVQEANWFRILAGMANNLNQLTRQSHVYGLALIEKDLKQMLDKIENLLNRS comes from the coding sequence ATGGGCTTCAAAAACAGTCAGCAAAATGAAACTAAAAGGCGATTACCGGGCAGGCCGAAAAAAGGAATCAAGCGGAGTGAGGTAATTATGGTGCGGCTGACACCTACCGAGCGGCTCCTGATTGAAAACAAGGCGAAAAAGGCCGGGCTGAAAATAAGTGAATGGTTCCGTAAGGCAGCCAAACAGGCGGAGGTTGTGGCTAGAATTTCTGTGCAGGAGGCTAATTGGTTTCGCATCCTGGCAGGCATGGCCAATAATTTGAACCAGCTGACCCGTCAAAGTCATGTGTACGGGCTTGCGCTCATCGAAAAGGACTTAAAACAGATGCTTGACAAAATAGAGAACCTGCTAAATCGCTCCTAG
- a CDS encoding helix-turn-helix domain-containing protein: protein METSTPTYKSHIGRKISRIRELRGMKQDTLAFELGVSQQSISKIEQSEIVEDTVLEKVAKVLGVSPEAIKGFNEDAIFNIIGNNYHDHSASLNFQCTFNPIDKLMEVIDENRKLYERLLESEREKVELLKRIVEK from the coding sequence ATGGAAACATCAACACCTACATATAAATCCCACATTGGCCGTAAGATCAGCCGAATTCGTGAATTACGTGGTATGAAGCAGGATACACTAGCGTTCGAATTGGGAGTTAGTCAGCAAAGTATTTCGAAAATCGAGCAAAGTGAAATCGTTGAAGATACTGTATTGGAGAAAGTGGCTAAAGTATTAGGCGTTTCTCCTGAAGCCATAAAAGGATTTAATGAAGATGCTATATTTAATATTATTGGTAACAATTATCATGATCATTCAGCTTCCTTAAACTTTCAGTGCACATTTAATCCAATAGACAAGCTAATGGAGGTAATTGATGAAAACCGAAAGCTTTATGAACGACTACTTGAAAGTGAAAGAGAGAAAGTAGAATTATTAAAGAGGATAGTTGAAAAATAA
- a CDS encoding HEPN domain-containing protein gives MENKLTSFCTGQEEALQKLIKDLVEKYQPEQIICFGRIQHSNHSSSCFFEPAESTSYHYFLLMITAESKRIEFNVQDFVNFRFADGKVTILSHGKKTVEEAILKGSRFFTTVLSQGCILYSKDGFIQTYAISEVDIVQTLEKARRQFERRFPLAKGFLNAAQETLATGHYSVAVFILHQVLEQSLATLIQVYIAYRTDMHHLGRMLDLCGCFLSQTDTLFPRNTKEEQRLFTLLNNSYSGARYKDNFTVSAGDVTLICEKVKECILAIENLCMHQLVVFEAAVKARVGRNILATDPVETEVHHG, from the coding sequence ATGGAAAACAAACTTACTTCGTTTTGTACTGGTCAGGAGGAGGCCTTACAGAAACTCATTAAAGACCTGGTTGAAAAGTATCAGCCAGAGCAAATCATTTGCTTTGGCAGGATTCAGCATAGCAATCATTCTTCAAGCTGCTTTTTTGAACCAGCCGAAAGCACATCCTATCACTACTTTCTATTAATGATTACTGCAGAAAGCAAGCGAATTGAATTCAATGTACAAGACTTTGTCAACTTTCGCTTTGCTGATGGCAAGGTCACCATTCTTTCCCATGGGAAGAAAACCGTTGAAGAGGCTATTTTAAAAGGTAGTAGGTTCTTCACTACGGTTTTGTCGCAAGGTTGTATACTCTATTCTAAGGATGGATTTATTCAGACTTATGCTATTTCAGAAGTTGATATTGTACAAACGCTTGAAAAGGCCCGCAGGCAATTCGAACGCCGTTTCCCACTGGCTAAAGGCTTTTTAAATGCAGCACAGGAAACATTGGCTACAGGTCATTATTCCGTGGCCGTGTTCATACTGCATCAAGTCCTGGAACAATCACTGGCCACCCTAATTCAGGTTTACATTGCTTACCGGACAGACATGCATCATTTGGGTCGGATGCTGGATTTGTGTGGTTGTTTCTTATCTCAAACCGATACGCTATTTCCACGAAACACCAAAGAAGAACAGCGCCTATTTACACTTTTGAACAACAGTTACTCCGGTGCCCGTTATAAAGACAACTTTACAGTAAGTGCTGGTGATGTTACCTTGATCTGCGAAAAAGTGAAGGAGTGTATTCTCGCAATCGAAAACCTTTGCATGCATCAGCTTGTCGTTTTTGAAGCTGCTGTAAAAGCCCGAGTAGGAAGGAATATACTTGCAACTGATCCTGTGGAAACGGAGGTGCATCATGGCTAA
- a CDS encoding TlpA disulfide reductase family protein, whose protein sequence is MRQQLSKIFLIALLIIETFGLVQTAYAQTKSKGKISSQSKKEKSCRITGTVFNSNTQSILLEKINQDPRHDDVIEIPVENGKFHFETKLLHPEAVRLLLGKAKNEGGKYMFLFLENEDINLVIHSEEEFDKNRVQGGKLNEEYKKYKNGLDLKFNERLKPLYESQDEMIAKGQYSSDEMKAIDLKLQEASSQDEKKDLFKKMDDLIKQGLDKSPKAKIIEEKTLKIFAEQKEYLHKYIAQNPTIVSYGLFLNELDWKRDIDIDLAKRFNKILSKANPNHPYNELAINLISAMENIKIGKRYVDFSAPDLSGNLVKLSEKIEGKVALLDLWATWCGPCIANSKRMLPIYAEYKDKGFTIVGVAGEYKTLNTVVRFLEKEKWPWLNLVELDKKNKIWQKYGKDHSGGGIFLIDKEGKIIAIDPTAEEVKQTLAKLLG, encoded by the coding sequence ATGCGACAACAACTATCTAAAATCTTTTTAATTGCTCTATTAATTATTGAAACCTTTGGTTTGGTACAAACGGCTTATGCACAAACTAAATCAAAAGGAAAGATCTCGAGTCAATCAAAAAAAGAAAAAAGTTGCCGAATTACCGGAACTGTTTTCAACTCAAATACCCAATCAATTTTATTGGAAAAAATAAACCAGGATCCACGTCATGATGACGTAATAGAAATTCCTGTTGAAAATGGAAAGTTTCATTTTGAAACTAAGCTTTTACATCCTGAGGCAGTACGATTATTACTTGGTAAAGCTAAAAATGAGGGCGGAAAATATATGTTTTTATTCTTAGAAAATGAGGATATAAACTTGGTAATACATTCAGAAGAGGAATTTGATAAAAATAGGGTTCAAGGCGGCAAACTGAATGAGGAATACAAAAAATATAAAAACGGCCTGGACCTTAAATTCAATGAAAGGTTGAAGCCACTTTATGAGAGTCAGGATGAAATGATTGCAAAAGGTCAATACAGTAGTGATGAAATGAAAGCCATTGATTTAAAATTACAAGAAGCATCATCACAGGATGAAAAAAAAGATCTATTTAAAAAAATGGACGATTTAATAAAACAAGGATTGGACAAATCCCCGAAAGCAAAAATTATAGAGGAAAAAACTCTTAAAATTTTTGCCGAACAAAAAGAATATTTACATAAATACATTGCACAAAATCCTACTATCGTCTCTTATGGGCTCTTTTTAAATGAACTCGACTGGAAACGAGACATTGACATCGATTTAGCTAAAAGATTTAATAAAATACTTTCTAAAGCCAATCCCAATCATCCTTACAATGAACTTGCTATAAATCTTATAAGCGCAATGGAAAATATAAAAATCGGGAAAAGATACGTCGATTTTTCTGCTCCTGATTTAAGCGGAAACCTGGTGAAACTATCTGAAAAAATTGAAGGAAAAGTTGCTTTATTAGATTTATGGGCTACCTGGTGCGGGCCGTGTATTGCAAACAGCAAAAGGATGCTTCCTATTTATGCTGAATATAAAGACAAAGGTTTCACCATAGTTGGTGTTGCTGGAGAATATAAAACCTTAAATACAGTAGTTCGTTTCCTGGAAAAAGAAAAATGGCCTTGGCTAAACTTGGTAGAACTGGACAAAAAAAATAAGATCTGGCAAAAATACGGGAAAGACCATAGTGGTGGAGGCATATTCCTCATTGACAAAGAAGGCAAAATTATAGCCATTGATCCCACAGCCGAGGAAGTAAAACAAACCTTAGCCAAGCTGTTAGGTTAA